From one Alicyclobacillus acidocaldarius subsp. acidocaldarius Tc-4-1 genomic stretch:
- a CDS encoding acyl-CoA dehydrogenase family protein has translation MENKTIVKGGAFIIEELEPSAVVTPEGFTEEQKMIAETTKNFIESEVVPHHEEIESLNYELTVKLLRKAADLGLLSAEVPETYGGLGLDKVSATLINEHVSRGGSFGLSFGAHTGIGTLPIVYFGNEEQKKKYLPKLATGEWIGAYCLTEPSSGSDALGAKTTAKLSEDGKYYILNGTKQFITNAGFADVFVVYAKVDGQHFSAFIVERTMPGVSLGPEEQKMGIKGSSTRQVILEDVKVPVENLLFEVGKGHQIAFNILNIGRFKLGAGALGGSKIALETSAKYANERKQFGKKLSEFPLIQRKLARMNTQIYALESVVYRTAGLLDAILETVDVTKPDAGVQSAKAIAEYAIECSINKVFGSEVLDYVVDEAVQIHGGYGFIKEYGVEQMYRDSRINRIFEGTNEINRMLIPGTMLRRAMKGELPLFQKAQALQAELMQMVPGLTPPEGVLAEEKQLIENMKKVFLMVGGLAAQALQARVNDEQEILANLADVAILAFAAESAYLRAMQQVESAGEAQAALKIAMTRAFVQDAVAKVEQAAKESLAHVSQGDALKMQLSILKRLTRRSEVDVIALDREIAKRVVEAEGYVC, from the coding sequence GCTCACGGTGAAACTGTTGCGCAAGGCGGCCGATCTCGGCCTTTTGTCCGCTGAAGTGCCAGAGACATACGGGGGACTCGGCCTTGACAAGGTGAGCGCGACGCTCATCAACGAGCACGTGTCGCGCGGCGGATCGTTCGGCCTTTCGTTCGGCGCGCACACCGGCATTGGCACGCTCCCGATTGTCTACTTCGGCAACGAGGAGCAGAAGAAGAAGTACCTGCCGAAGCTCGCGACCGGTGAGTGGATTGGCGCGTACTGCCTCACGGAGCCCTCGTCTGGCTCGGACGCGTTGGGCGCCAAGACGACGGCGAAGCTGTCGGAAGACGGGAAGTACTACATCCTGAATGGCACGAAGCAGTTCATCACCAACGCGGGTTTCGCAGACGTGTTTGTGGTGTACGCCAAAGTTGATGGCCAGCACTTCAGCGCCTTCATCGTGGAGCGGACCATGCCTGGCGTGAGCTTGGGACCCGAGGAGCAGAAGATGGGTATCAAGGGATCGTCCACGCGCCAGGTCATCCTGGAAGACGTGAAGGTGCCCGTAGAGAACCTCTTGTTTGAGGTGGGGAAGGGGCACCAAATCGCGTTTAACATTCTCAACATCGGCCGCTTCAAGCTGGGCGCGGGTGCCCTCGGCGGGTCGAAGATTGCCCTTGAGACGTCGGCGAAGTACGCGAACGAGCGCAAGCAATTCGGGAAGAAGTTGTCCGAATTTCCGCTGATTCAGCGCAAGCTGGCGCGGATGAATACGCAGATTTACGCGCTGGAGAGCGTCGTATACCGCACCGCCGGACTACTTGACGCCATCCTCGAGACGGTGGACGTGACCAAGCCCGATGCCGGCGTTCAGTCGGCCAAGGCTATCGCGGAGTACGCCATCGAGTGCTCCATCAACAAGGTCTTCGGGTCGGAGGTTTTGGACTACGTCGTGGACGAGGCTGTCCAGATTCACGGCGGCTACGGCTTCATCAAAGAATACGGCGTCGAGCAGATGTATCGGGATTCGCGCATCAACCGGATTTTCGAGGGCACCAACGAGATCAACCGGATGCTCATCCCCGGCACGATGCTGCGGCGCGCGATGAAGGGCGAATTGCCGCTGTTCCAGAAGGCGCAGGCGCTGCAGGCGGAGCTCATGCAGATGGTCCCGGGCCTGACGCCGCCCGAGGGCGTGTTGGCCGAAGAGAAGCAGCTCATCGAGAACATGAAGAAGGTCTTCCTCATGGTGGGTGGCCTGGCTGCGCAGGCTCTGCAGGCGCGCGTAAACGACGAACAGGAGATTCTGGCGAATCTGGCGGACGTCGCGATTCTGGCGTTCGCGGCGGAGAGTGCATACCTGCGGGCCATGCAGCAGGTGGAGTCGGCGGGCGAGGCGCAGGCCGCACTGAAGATCGCCATGACGCGCGCGTTTGTGCAGGACGCCGTGGCGAAGGTGGAACAGGCGGCGAAGGAGAGCTTGGCGCACGTGAGCCAGGGAGATGCGCTGAAGATGCAGTTGTCCATCCTGAAGCGGCTGACGCGCCGTTCCGAGGTCGACGTGATCGCGCTGGATCGCGAGATCGCCAAGCGCGTGGTGGAAGCCGAAGGGTACGTGTGCTGA
- a CDS encoding long-chain-fatty-acid--CoA ligase, with protein MERPWLKHYPPEVPSTYEYPRENLASFLLHSAEAYPNRPALWFFGYKMTYRELLDACCRFANAMRAIPLNKGDRLAIMLPNCPQAVIAYYGALLAGLTVVQHNPMYTPRELKHQLEDCGARVLVTLDELWPRVEAVEGELPVEYYVVTSIRDYLPPLKSLLYPLQMSRQGGVPKVPYGPRVLAWKHCLASASADLPKIEMDPMEDIALIQYTGGTTGVPKGAMLTHYNLVANAIQSALWTYKLQRGKERYLAVLPFFHVFGMTVLMNQSIYTGGMLILVPRFQAEQVLKLIHEFKPTVFPGTPTMYIALMNHPNRSRYDLSSVEVCVSGAAPLPHEVQDQWEKLTGGKLVEGYGLTEASPITHANNFWAERKPGSIGIPFPDTDAQVVDPDGNPLPVGEIGELAVRGPQVMKGYWNRPDETASVLRNGWLFTGDLAKMDEDGYFYIVDRKKDIIIAGGYNIYPREVEEVLYEHPAVAEAAVVGVEDPYRGQTVKAFIQLKPGMQVTEQELDDWCRANLAAYKVPRAYEFRDSLPKSAVGKILRRALTEETTRQA; from the coding sequence ATGGAGAGGCCGTGGTTGAAGCATTATCCGCCGGAGGTGCCGAGCACCTACGAGTATCCGCGCGAGAACCTGGCATCGTTTTTGTTGCACTCGGCGGAGGCTTATCCGAATCGGCCTGCCCTGTGGTTCTTCGGGTATAAGATGACCTACCGCGAGCTCTTGGACGCCTGCTGTCGCTTTGCCAACGCGATGCGAGCGATTCCCCTGAACAAGGGGGATCGCCTCGCCATCATGTTGCCGAACTGCCCGCAGGCCGTCATCGCATATTATGGAGCGCTCTTGGCGGGCCTGACGGTGGTCCAGCACAACCCCATGTATACCCCGCGCGAGTTGAAGCATCAGTTGGAGGATTGCGGTGCCCGGGTGTTGGTGACGCTCGATGAGCTGTGGCCAAGGGTGGAGGCAGTGGAAGGCGAGCTGCCGGTCGAGTATTACGTGGTGACGTCCATTCGAGACTATCTGCCACCCTTGAAATCGCTTTTGTATCCCTTGCAGATGAGCCGTCAGGGGGGCGTGCCAAAGGTGCCATATGGCCCGCGCGTGCTGGCGTGGAAGCACTGCCTCGCGAGCGCGTCGGCCGACTTGCCGAAGATCGAGATGGATCCAATGGAGGATATCGCCCTCATCCAGTACACCGGCGGCACCACGGGCGTTCCGAAGGGCGCGATGCTGACGCATTACAACCTCGTGGCCAACGCGATTCAAAGCGCACTCTGGACGTACAAGTTGCAACGAGGCAAAGAACGGTATCTCGCCGTGCTGCCCTTCTTCCATGTATTCGGAATGACCGTACTTATGAACCAGTCCATATACACGGGCGGAATGTTGATTCTTGTCCCACGCTTTCAAGCGGAGCAGGTGTTGAAGCTCATTCACGAGTTCAAGCCGACCGTCTTTCCGGGCACGCCGACCATGTACATCGCGCTGATGAATCATCCGAATCGATCTCGCTACGATCTTTCGTCCGTCGAAGTTTGCGTGAGCGGCGCGGCGCCACTTCCGCACGAGGTTCAGGATCAGTGGGAAAAGCTCACGGGCGGCAAGCTCGTCGAAGGCTACGGCTTGACCGAAGCGTCGCCCATCACGCACGCAAACAACTTCTGGGCCGAGCGCAAGCCCGGTTCCATCGGCATCCCTTTTCCGGACACGGATGCGCAGGTGGTCGATCCCGACGGAAACCCGCTCCCTGTCGGCGAAATTGGCGAACTCGCGGTGCGGGGCCCGCAGGTGATGAAGGGCTATTGGAATCGCCCGGATGAAACCGCTTCGGTGCTGCGAAACGGGTGGCTGTTCACCGGAGACCTTGCGAAGATGGACGAGGACGGATATTTCTATATTGTCGATCGCAAGAAGGACATCATCATCGCGGGCGGCTACAACATCTACCCCCGCGAGGTCGAAGAGGTTTTGTACGAACATCCCGCCGTCGCGGAGGCGGCTGTGGTCGGTGTGGAAGATCCGTATCGCGGCCAGACGGTGAAGGCGTTTATCCAGCTGAAACCGGGCATGCAGGTCACGGAACAGGAGCTCGACGACTGGTGCCGGGCCAATTTGGCCGCATACAAAGTCCCGCGGGCATACGA